A single region of the Populus nigra chromosome 2, ddPopNigr1.1, whole genome shotgun sequence genome encodes:
- the LOC133682579 gene encoding nucleobase-ascorbate transporter 1 has protein sequence MADIISHPPMDQLQDLEYCIDSNPPWAETIILAFQNYIVMLGTSVMIPSVLVPAMGGTDGDKARVIQTLLFVAGINTLLQALFGTRLPAVVGGSYAYVVPIAYIIRDTSLQRITDGHERFIQTMRAIQGALIVASSIQIILGYSQVWGLFSRFFSPLGMAPAVGLVGLGLFQRGFPALGNCVEIGIPMLLLVIGLSQYLKHVRLSRNFPIFERFPVLICIAFVWIYAIILTASGAYREKRLITQNSCRTDRENLISTAPWFKFPYPLQWGPPTFSAGHSFAMMSAVLVSMVESTGAYKAASRLAIATPPPAYVLSRGIGWQGIGILLDGLFGTGTGSTVSVENVGLLGLTRVGSRRVVQISAGFMIFFSILGKFGAVFASIPFPIFAALYCVLFGLVASVGLSFLQFTNMNSMRNLIITGLSLFLGISIPQFFNEYWNPTHNGLVHTHAGWFNAFLNAIFSSPATVGLIVAVLLDNTLEVERSKKDRGMQWWVKFRTFRGDNRNEEFYTLPFNLNRFFPPT, from the exons ATGGCAGACATTATTAGTCACCCTCCCATGGATCAACTTCAGGACCTTGAATACTGCATAGACTCTAACCCTCCTTGGG CTGAAACCATCATATTAGCATTTCAAAACTACATTGTAATGCTGGGCACAAGCGTAATGATCCCTTCTGTACTCGTTCCGGCAATGGGCGGCACTGAT GGTGACAAAGCTCGGGTTATACAGACTCTGCTCTTTGTAGCTGGCATTAACACACTTCTTCAAGCACTTTTCGGTACGAGGTTACCGGCAGTAGTGGGAGGGTCATATGCTTATGTGGTTCCGATTGCTTACATTATAAGAGACACCTCTTTGCAACGTATTACAGATGGTCATGAA AGATTTATTCAAACGATGCGAGCCATCCAAGGAGCTTTAATTGTAGCCTCTAGCATACAAATCATCCTGGGTTATAGCCAAGTTTGGGGTTTGTTTTCAAG GTTCTTCAGTCCTCTTGGCATGGCACCTGCGGTTGGATTGGTTGGTTTAGGATTGTTTCAAAGAGGATTTCCTGCT CTGGGTAATTGTGTGGAAATTGGGATCCCAATGCTGTTGTTAGTTATTGGATTGTCACAA TATCTGAAGCACGTAAGACTATCAAGAAACTTCCCAATATTTGAACGATTTCCAGTGTTGATTTGCATTGCATTTGTCTGGATATATGCTATCATTTTAACTGCCAGTGGAGCTTACCGGGAGAAGCGATTAATAACTCAAAATAGTTGCCGTACAGACAGGGAAAATCTTATATCTACTGCCCCATG GTTCAAGTTCCCGTACCCTCTGCAGTGGGGCCCACCAACATTTTCAGCAGGTCACTCATTTGCCATGATGTCTGCAGTTCTTGTGTCTATGGTCGAG TCAACAGGTGCATACAAGGCAGCATCTCGTTTGGCTATTGCTACTCCACCTCCTGCATATGTATTGAGTAGAGGAATTGGCTGGCAA GGCATTGGCATATTGCTTGACGGCCTGTTTGGAACAGGCACTGGCTCCACTGTTTCTGT AGAAAATGTGGGACTCCTTGGACTAACTCGAGTTGGAAGTCGCAGAGTAGTTCAAATATCTGCTGGCTTCATGATATTCTTCTCTATCTTAG GGAAATTCGGAGCTGTGTTTGCATCCATACCCTTCCCAATATTTGCAGCGTTGTACTGCGTTCTCTTTGGCCTTGTTG CTTCAGTGGGACTGTCATTTCTTCAGTTCACAAACATGAATTCCATGAGAAACCTCATTATTACCGGGCTGTCACTCTTCCTTGGGATTTCTATCCCCCAGTTCTTCAATGAATATTGGAATCCCACACACAACGGCCTCGTCCATACTCATGCTGGATGG TTTAATGCTTTTTTGAATGCCATATTCTCATCTCCAGCGACAGTGGGGTTGATTGTGGCGGTGCTTCTCGACAACACATTAGAGGTGGAGAGGTCAAAGAAAGACAGAGGAATGCAATGGTGGGTAAAGTTCAGAACATTCAGGGGAGATAACAGAAATGAGGAGTTCTACACTCTGCCATTCAATCTCAACAGGTTCTTTCCACCTACTTAA
- the LOC133682580 gene encoding uncharacterized protein LOC133682580 — protein sequence MAASAEISDGDHDAVELIVCDASASELVPDEISGDGAVLASEEIAPLLKPKINIFSVSHSRRKPREQGTKIPDIETFPVTQFVLWIWGGSRYSGLLCVAISSTIYFVMEVLSDFFSAQSIPLYETAFARCTITLILSYLWLRGNGQPIFGPAYARKFLFSRALTGCLSLLSFIYCIRRLPLSQAIVLSFTTPIMASIVARIILHEKLKTVDVGGLACSFFGVLFIFRQILTTQGALLRVGETNYIAIMGRNHVLTVLVALFSSITGGISYCLVKAGAKASDQPLATVFSFGILATPATGMCAFAFEEFVLPNFNTFFLMLILGLLSFSAEVFFARGLQLEKTSKAANVLYMEVALSQLWGIGSWRITPSFGGLVGCLLILISVCCTIYIGPEKEME from the exons ATGGCGGCTTCCGCGGAGATCAGCGACGGAGATCACGATGCGGTGGAGCTGATCGTGTGCGACGCTTCAGCATCAGAACTGGTTCCCGATGAAATCAGTGGCGATGGTGCCGTCTTGGCCTCAGAGGAGATAGCTCCTCTTTTGAAGCCTAAGATCAACATCTTCTCCGTGTCTCACTCTCGCAGAAAACCTAGA GAGCAAGGGACAAAAATACCTGATATAGAGACATTTCCGGTAACACAGTTTGTTTTGTGGATATGGGGTGGATCGAGATACTCTGGTCTATTATGTGTGGCCATATCATCAACCATCTACTTTGTCATGGAAGTTCTTTCTGATTTTTTCTCTG CTCAGTCAATTCCGTTGTATGAGACTGCATTTGCAAGATGTACAATAACCCTGATATTGTCATATCTGTGGTTGAGAGGAAACGGACAGCCAATATTTGGACCAGCATATGCTAGGAAATTTCTCTTTTCAAGAGCCTTAACTGGATGCCTCTCATTGTTGAGTTTTATTTATTG CATTCGAAGGTTACCTTTGTCCCAGGCTATTGTATTAAGCTTCACAACTCCAATTATGGCTTCAATTGTGGCAAGAATAATTTTGCATGAGAAGTTGAAAACTGTTGATGTTGGAG GTCTTGCGTGCAGTTTCTTTGGCGTGCTCTTCATTTTTAGACAGATACTTACTACACAAG GAGCATTACTTAGAGTTGGGGAAACAAATTATATAGCCATCATGGGCAGGAACCATGTATTAACAGTGCTGGTTGCTTTGTTCTCATCTATAACTGGTGGAATCAGCTACTGCCTTGTAAAGGCAGGTGCAAAGGCATCTGATCAACCTTT GGCCACTGTTTTTTCATTTGGCATTCTGGCTACCCCTGCCACAGGAATGTGTGCATTTGCCTTTGAG GAATTCGTGCTCCCAAATTTTAACACTTTTTTTCTTATGCTTATACTCGGTCTTCTGTCCTTCTCTGCAGAG GTGTTTTTTGCCCGCGGACTTCAGCTTGAGAAGACCAGCAAAGCTGCAAATGTCCTGTACATGGAG GTTGCCTTATCACAGTTATGGGGGATTGGTTCGTGGAGGATAACTCCATCTTTTGGTGGATTGGTTGGATGTTTGCTTATCTTAATTTCAGTGTGTTGTACCATATATATTGGACCTGAAAAAGAGATGGAGTGA